A genomic window from Candidatus Bathyarchaeia archaeon includes:
- the cas1 gene encoding CRISPR-associated endonuclease Cas1: protein MKAKVLNIAIEGNGFYLGMEKGCFIIKDKHGRVERIPLFENEIGEITISSGNFISTSVLACCGFWNIPIIIKTRNGKPVAILRSLDDDSHVKTRIAQYQAHEKGKGVEIAKTIVLSKIEGQNMVLRKHGLKEISLEEVKERIKAIEAKSLREARYRLNQIEGKASKHYFKQIFSLLPFRVEERKGWKAYDGVNNTFNLAYTLLKFRVYSAILNAHLEPYLGFLHSEQLGKPSLVCDLMELYRYLVDDYIIEFSQTLKQKDFTVKTERYSTNRIGKREVLSREKTREFVKGLNRLFQTKVNIPRIKHGNKQTIETLMNEEAYLLAKHLRNETSSWKPRIVVL, encoded by the coding sequence TTGAAGGCTAAGGTTTTGAACATAGCGATTGAGGGAAACGGCTTTTACCTAGGCATGGAAAAAGGCTGTTTCATCATTAAAGATAAGCATGGTAGGGTTGAGCGCATCCCACTCTTTGAAAACGAGATAGGCGAAATAACCATTTCAAGCGGAAACTTCATAAGCACTTCAGTCTTAGCGTGCTGTGGATTCTGGAATATTCCAATCATCATTAAGACACGAAACGGTAAGCCCGTAGCCATTCTTAGAAGCCTAGATGACGATAGCCATGTTAAAACTAGGATAGCACAGTATCAAGCCCATGAGAAGGGTAAAGGCGTAGAAATAGCCAAAACAATAGTTCTAAGCAAAATAGAGGGGCAAAACATGGTTCTGAGAAAGCATGGCTTAAAGGAGATAAGCCTAGAGGAAGTTAAGGAGCGGATAAAGGCTATAGAGGCTAAAAGCCTGAGAGAAGCCAGATATAGGCTTAATCAGATTGAGGGGAAAGCCTCAAAACACTATTTCAAGCAAATATTCAGCCTATTGCCTTTCAGGGTTGAGGAGCGTAAGGGTTGGAAAGCCTACGACGGCGTGAACAATACCTTTAACCTAGCCTATACCCTTCTAAAGTTTAGGGTTTACTCAGCCATCCTAAACGCTCATCTAGAGCCTTACCTAGGCTTTTTGCATAGTGAACAGTTGGGTAAGCCTAGCTTGGTTTGTGATTTAATGGAGCTATACCGCTACCTAGTAGACGACTACATTATAGAGTTCAGCCAAACACTAAAGCAAAAAGACTTCACAGTTAAAACAGAGCGATATAGCACAAATAGGATAGGCAAAAGAGAGGTTTTAAGCAGGGAGAAAACAAGGGAATTCGTTAAGGGCTTAAATAGGCTATTTCAGACAAAAGTGAACATTCCAAGAATAAAGCATGGAAACAAGCAGACAATTGAAACCCTAATGAATGAGGAAGCCTACCTTCTAGCCAAACACCTAAGAAACGAAACAAGCAGTTGGAAGCCTAGAATAGTAGTTCTTTAA
- a CDS encoding DUF2116 family Zn-ribbon domain-containing protein, giving the protein MAKNCRVCGKPIPEGLDFCSEECMKTYKSDNPKVPLDKSLENDLLDPTYMRGLSWRKAKLEAIHKARLQGIPDEQILLILMRGGLTRLTAKKMMDDSKQAYGG; this is encoded by the coding sequence GTGGCTAAGAACTGTAGGGTTTGCGGTAAACCTATTCCAGAAGGCCTAGACTTCTGTAGTGAAGAGTGCATGAAAACCTATAAATCAGATAACCCTAAAGTTCCTTTAGACAAAAGTTTAGAGAACGACCTTTTAGATCCTACTTACATGAGGGGGCTTTCTTGGAGAAAAGCGAAGCTTGAAGCAATCCATAAGGCTAGGCTTCAAGGCATACCTGACGAACAGATTTTACTTATTCTCATGCGTGGAGGTTTAACACGCTTAACGGCTAAGAAGATGATGGATGACAGTAAACAAGCTTACGGAGGCTAG